From the Negativicutes bacterium genome, one window contains:
- a CDS encoding restriction endonuclease subunit S, producing the protein MITPNYLEKLLEGIELKWNQLDKVADYEQPTKYLVKSKNYSDDFDTPVLTAGKTFILGYTDEIDGIYKASKNPVIIFDDFTTANKWVDFDFKAKSSAMKMITSKNESEVLLKYIFYWLNTLPTELVDGDHKRQWISNFANKLIPIPPLHIQVEIVRILDAFTELTAELTAELTA; encoded by the coding sequence ATGATAACGCCAAACTATTTGGAAAAGTTGCTTGAGGGGATTGAGTTGAAATGGAATCAACTCGATAAAGTTGCGGATTATGAACAACCAACAAAATATTTAGTAAAATCAAAAAATTATAGTGATGATTTTGATACACCAGTTTTAACAGCCGGTAAAACTTTTATACTCGGATATACAGATGAAATAGATGGTATCTATAAAGCATCAAAGAATCCTGTTATTATTTTTGATGACTTTACAACAGCAAATAAATGGGTTGATTTTGATTTTAAAGCTAAATCATCAGCAATGAAGATGATTACATCAAAAAATGAATCAGAAGTTTTATTAAAATATATTTTTTATTGGCTAAATACTTTACCTACTGAATTGGTTGATGGAGATCATAAACGTCAATGGATTAGTAATTTTGCTAATAAATTAATCCCAATCCCACCGCTTCATATCCAAGTCGAAATCGTTCGTATTTTGGATGCATTTACAGAGCTTACAGCAGAGCTTACAGCAGAGCTTACAGC